The genome window CACACTCAATGCAAGGCGATGCTGTTACATAAAGCGTTGACCCCTCACTGTTATTACCACTTCGGGCAAGTTTTGTGATAGCATTTGCTTCTGCATGAAGGACATAAGGTTTCGTTACGCCCGTCTCATCTTCACACACGTTCTCGAATCCACTTGGTGTTCCGTTGTAACCATCGCTGATAATCATCTTGTCCTTCACTACCAATGCGCCCACCTGCCGGCGTTTGCAATAGGAATTCTCTGCCCAGATACGTGCCATACGAAGGTAACGATAATCGACAGCAGTCTGTCCTCTCCCTTCTCTAATGGAAGCGGAAGATGTTACTGCTTGCTCAGTAATATGTTCGTTGTTCATTATCTTTATAGGATTTTATAAGCGATGATAAACATGAATAAGCTACGATAGGGGAGAATTAGAGGGGAAAAGCCAGACTATAGCTAACAGCCACACCTTATCCCTTGGAGAGGTCCGAGGAAATTACTGTGTCTTGAGAAGTCCGTCCCTTTCCTTTAACGCATCAATCGTCGGCTCCCCTCCACGGAAACGCTTGTAAAGCGTCATAGGATGTTCAGTTCCTCCACGTGAGAGGATATTATCACGGAAACGCTGGGCAGTAGCAGGATTGAAGATTCCTTCTTTCTTGAATACACTGAAAGCATCAGCGTCAAGAACCTCTGCCCACTTGTAACTGTAATATCCTGCAGCATATCCACCTGCCATAATATGAGAGAACTGTACCGTCATACAGGTATCCATACGCTGCTCATCAATGATAGCTGGTGCCCATGCTTTCTTCTCGAACGGGATAATGTCATCTGTAAACTCATCTTTATGAGTATAGTAAGCCATATCCAACAAGCCGAAGCTGACCTGTCTCAGACAGGCCGTTGCAGCACCGAAATTACGGCTGGTAATAACTTTCTCAATCAGTTCATCAGGCATAGGTTCACCTGTCTGATAATGGAAAGCAAAGGTACGCAGGAACTCTTTTTCTATAGCAAAGTTCTCCATAAACTGCGAAGGAAGTTCTACAAAGTCCCACCATACATTCGTTCCTGACAAACTCTCGAAGCGGGTATTGGCAAATATACCATGTAGAGAATGCCCGAATTCATGCAGGAAAGTCTCCACCTCACCTATTCTCAAAAGTGCCGACTTGTCCTCTGTAGGCTTGGAGAAATTCATCACGAGTGACACATGTGGGCGTACATTCGTACCATCCCGCTCTATCCACTGTCCCTGAAACTCCGTCATCCATGCCCCATCACGCTTTCCTTTGCGTGGATGGAAGTCAACATAAAGTACAGCCAGGTAGCTGCCATCCTTGTCAAACACCTCATACGGCTTCACGTCAGGGTGGTAAACAGGTATCTCCTTATTCTCCTTGAAGCTGATACCATAGAGACGTGTAGCTAAACCGAAGACGCCTTTGATAACATTTCCCAATTCAAGATAAGGGCGAAGCATCTCTGGGTCAAGGTCATATTTCTTCTTCTTCAGCAGCTGGCTGTAATAAGCTACATCCCACTGTTCCATCTTGAAACCGTCACCTTCTTCTTCTCGTGCTAATGCCTCTATTTCTTCACGTTCCTTGATGGCAGTCGGCTTATATGCCCCAATGAGGTCGTTGAGAAGTTTGTACACGTTCTCAACCGTTGTTGCCATACGATGTTTCATCACATAATCGGCAAAAGTATCGTAACCGAGGAGCTGAGCCATTTCACGGCGAAGATTAACCAGACGCTTGCAAAGTTCAAGGTTATTCGTGTCATTATCTTTTATGCAGAGCGTATTGCGTGCCATGTAAAGGTCTTTACGCAGTTCGCGCTGCGTGCTGTACATCATAAACGGACCATAGCTTGGAGCATCCAAAGTGAAGACCCAGCCCTCCATTCCATGCTCTCTTGCAGCTTCCTGCGCAGCCTCACGTGCCGTTTCGGGGAGTCCGTCAAGCTGTTGTTCATCCGTAATATGCAGCGTATAGGCTTTATTCTCTTTCAGCACATTCTGTGAGAACTGCAACGAAAGCATGGATGCCTCTTCCGTGAGCATGCGCAGACGTTCCTTTCCTGCTTCATCAAGCAGTGCACCACTGCGAACAAAACCCTCATAGCTTTTCTCCAGCAGACAGTTCTCTTCTGGTGTCAGCTCACGATGATGCTCATATACATGCTTGACACGCTCGAATATCTTTGGGTTCAAGCTGATGTCATTACTGTGTTTGGTAAGGATTGGACTCATCTTCTGCGCCAATGCGTCCATCTCGTCATTGGTCTCGGCACTGAGCATATTGAAGAATACACTCTCCACACGATTCAGAAGATCATAGTAATGCTTGCGTCCTTTGACCTCATCCTCTGGTATAATCGTGTTCTCAAAGGTGGGTGGTTCTTCAGGATTGTTGATAATCTTCTCAACCTGTTCGTCCTCACGGCGGATACCTTCCATCATTGCCTCCTCGTAGTCGGCAAGCGTGATACGCTCGAATGGTGCCGTGTAGTGCGGTGTATCATAAGGTAGGAAGAAAGGATTTACACGTTCTTTCTTCCCTGATGTATTATCTGTCATTTTCTTTTTGCTTTCTCTTAATTTAAAGTACAAAGATAACTCAAAAAAAGGAGAAACACTATATATAAAGGTGGATTTTAACGCAAATTTGTTTCTTGGTAGAGGAACAGTTGATATTTGGCGAACTCGATAATAATAATGAAGCCAATAAGAAACCCTGGGAACATCTTTCTGTTTTCAGAAATCAGTTGAACAACTATTGCTAATTATCCGATGTCAGCCATTCCCTATCAATATGAATTGTGTCAAAAAAAATCATAGCAAGGAAATCTATTGATGCTTAACTGCATTCAAATTAAGCCTTAATTGACGTGCAAAAGGTGCTTGATTAAGTCCTAAGTAGTGCTTAATTGAAGTCCAATTAGGCACCTATTCTTGCATGACTTTATAATCGTCTGTTCTTCTGATAGTTACGAACACGTTGTTTTGTTCTTGTTTTCTCTGTTTTTAAACAAAAGTGGCAATCATTTATGTAAATATATTTCAAATCCCTCGTACGGGCTTACTCCTTTATATTTCTTCAATAAGTGCTTGTTGGTTTCAAAGGGTTGAGGGGAGGCTGATGTAGAATTGGTTACTACCGTAGCTTCTCCAATTGTGGAACTGTAATGATCCCCCGGCTTATTGTCAGCAGTCCTTCACATTGCAAGTCATTGAGCATGCGAGAGATGTTAAGACGACTTTGGTGCAGCTCATGAGCAAGGTCTTCCATTTTTATCCTAAGAACCTTATGTCCTGCCTGCGTCAGACAGCGGAGACGGAGGAAGCTGACGAACTGCTGGCGAATGTCATCAGACTGCTGTCGCCATGGGATGCGCCCCATGCGTTGTGCCTGCATGGAAATACAGTTGAGAAGGTTCAGACGGAAGATAAGATAATTGTCAAGAAGCCGTAACACCTCAGACTTATCCAATGAAAGCAGGCTACAATCGGTCTGCGCTGTAAAATCCTTGGTGTAACGTTGCATAAGTCCGAAGAAATGTTCAGGTTGGATAACAGCCGGTGCCGACAATTCTTCCTCTATACGATAACGATGGCTGTCAGCATAGCTGACCACACGGAGTGTTCCGCTCATAAGAAAGAAGAGCTGTGTACATTTTTCCTCCTTGCTTACGAGCGGTTTGTCAGCTGCCAGCTTATGAAAACTAAACTTCGTCTGTCCCACGATATCCGATAGTTCGTCAGTGCTTATACCGATGAAAAGAGGTAGTTCGAGGAGTTTATCGTAAAGTTGGAGCATTGTTCAGGGCTTCGGTGATGAATGTTGGGTGATTGTGGAATATCTGGTAAGAGACTACTTCATTCTACTATTTTTCCCTCCATTGACGGACTATACCAGACTTTCAGATTTCCTTTTGTATCTGAATAGATGAAATAAGCCATCAATTCAGGATGACGGTCAAGCAACTTGCATGCTTTCTCAATACCCATCACCATGAATGATGTGGCGTAAGCGTCAGCTGTAGCGCAGTTCTTTGCCAAGACTGTGGCTGAAAGCAGGGAGTGCTGGACAGGATAGCCTGTCTTTGGGTCAATGGTATGAGCGTATTTCTTCCCACCTTTATAATAGAAGTTACGATAGTTCCCACTCGTTGCCATCGCCTTGTCAGTAACGTTCAGAACCGTCTCAAACTCCTGTTTTGTGTTCAGACTGTCTTCCGTCGGCTTCGTGACACCAATCTTCCAAGGCAGCCGTTTTTCACTGTTTCCTTTCGTGACAATCTCACCACCAATCTCAACCATGAAGTTCTCAACACCATTACGAAGCAGGAGACGGGCTATGGCATCCGACCCATAACCCTTGGCAATGGCTGAACAGTCGAGCATTGTGCGGGAATCCTGCTTGCGGATAGTATTGCCAACAAGTTTCACCTTATTATATCCTACAATCTGATGCAGACTGTCAATCTTCTGCTTAGACGGATGCAGACCCGTCTTGAAACCAAAGCCCCACATGTTTACCATTGGTGCAACGGTAATGTCAAAAGCCCCGTCTGTTTCTTTTGAAATCGTTTCAGCCAGCGTGAACACTTCTCTGAACATCTGGTTAACCTTCACAGGCTTGTTCTGGTTCACCTGTGAAATGAGCGATTTAGAGTCAAAAGTAGAGAAAGTCTCATCCACTTTCTTCAGTTCTGCTTCTATCTGAGACTGCAGGTCTTCATCGCTTTGATAGGTAATATTATATACTGTACCAAAGATGAAGCCCTTGTTATGCTGATAAGGCATGGCATGCTGGCGGCGGACAATGACTATCGATCCGATAATCAGCACAAGGAGGAACGGTACCTGCCAATATAATTTTTTCTTATTCATGACGCATTTATTATTGAGTAGTTAAAGATAGGGATTTGTTGTGAAAGAATTGGGAACACACGACTTGTGCGTCCGGCAGACATTATTCATGAACACAAAAGGCGTACATCCCTACAGTATTACTGTCAAGTAAAGACTTTGATATAGCTACTTATATTCAAAAGGCTCTTTGTTACAGCTCAAAAAGGACATTGAATGTGGCGCCAAGCTGCGATGAATCTCCACGACCAAACCCTGGAACATACCATGGTTCACCTATTTCGCCGGCCTTGTGGGCGAGTCGGAGTTTATAGCGGACGGACCATCCCATACGGATAGGTCCCCATATCTTTGCATCCACACCACCAATCAGCTCTGCCCAAAGCTGGTTTCCCTTGCTGTCAAGTGCACCATAGGCTGACTGTGTTCCCCAGATGGGGTCGGCAATGCCCGGACTTAGAACGTCATACTTAAAAGAGGTGTATCCTACTCTGCCACCAACCAGGAAGCGATAGACGTCGTGTTTATCCTTGAGCATATTGAAGTCGCAGCCCACACGTGCATAAGGTGCATTGGTCTTGAAGCATGTCCTGGTTGTTTCATCAGTCTTGTCAGCCTGTCCGATACCTGCTTCGATGATAGGGAAGAACCTGTCCTTGATGTTCAAGCGCAGCAGGGCTTCATACTGGCCGTATGATGCAAGCGAACGCATAGCAGGTCCGACGAGGTCAATGCCCACAGCAACACCTCGGAAGAACGCAACGGTATCTTTCTTCTCCTTCGGCACTGTTGGTCTGCGCTGTGCGTTGGCTCCAGTAGGGAAGAGCAGGAACAGTGCGTTAAGGATTAGTAAAAGTGATAAGTATATGTTCTTTCGTACCATCATAATCAACGTTAGGATTACTGATTTCTATCTTACTTACACGTGTGCCCTTTGCCTTCACAGCAGTAAGTGTATGGAAAAAGGCTGGCGGACAGTCAACACTTTCAAAATGACTCTTGCTCGTCTTTGACACTGTTACAGTGTCAACTGTTGTAACTCCAGCCTTGCTTTTGAAGGCAAAGCGTAACTTGTCACTGTCGGCACTATAGCTCATCGGCAAACTGAACTTCGTCGTATTGACCTGTTTGTTCAACAATACGGTGTCGGATTTATTCTCACGAATTGCTGAAATGGTAAGTGTATCACGCAATGTGTCGCCTTGGACAATGTAATTAGCCCACACACCGTTGTTTATAGGACAGTTTATGTCGGAACAGGAACTTATCCAACATATCCCTCCCAATAGAAGAGTGAACATACTGACTCTTCTTACTGTATGTCTGATCTTTCTATAGTTCATAGTTTACCTATTATCGTCTTTAAATAAAGCAAGCTGATATGCTTTTCGCATATATCATGCGCCTATCTCCAACAGCAAGAGCATTGTATCTCCAACTTATTGTCGAAAAGATTCCCACACAGGGGTAGTCAATATGCACAAAACCTCCTAAAGCATAATAACGCAGGTGAATATGTCCACAATCGGGCGTAATTACAAGCACGCATGCTGTGCATCCCTACTTAAAACACCCACGAAGCAGAAGATTTCTTTTACATTTCCTTCTCAATCTGATAGTCATTTCTTCGAGGATTGCTACGACTGATAAGGTCGCCGATAAAGCCGGCAAGGAAGAGCTGTGTGCCCAGCACCATCGCAACAAGGGCTATAAAGAAAGAAGCATGATTTGATAGCAGGTCGCCATAAACACCATTGATGAGCATTATGGTTTTCTCGACAATGAGCCAAAGAAAGGCAATAAAGCCGATAAGGAACATAAATGACCCCATCAGACCAAACACATGCATTGGTTTCTTACCAAAGTT of Prevotella fusca JCM 17724 contains these proteins:
- a CDS encoding DUF6048 family protein; translated protein: MMVRKNIYLSLLLILNALFLLFPTGANAQRRPTVPKEKKDTVAFFRGVAVGIDLVGPAMRSLASYGQYEALLRLNIKDRFFPIIEAGIGQADKTDETTRTCFKTNAPYARVGCDFNMLKDKHDVYRFLVGGRVGYTSFKYDVLSPGIADPIWGTQSAYGALDSKGNQLWAELIGGVDAKIWGPIRMGWSVRYKLRLAHKAGEIGEPWYVPGFGRGDSSQLGATFNVLFEL
- a CDS encoding Crp/Fnr family transcriptional regulator, which gives rise to MLQLYDKLLELPLFIGISTDELSDIVGQTKFSFHKLAADKPLVSKEEKCTQLFFLMSGTLRVVSYADSHRYRIEEELSAPAVIQPEHFFGLMQRYTKDFTAQTDCSLLSLDKSEVLRLLDNYLIFRLNLLNCISMQAQRMGRIPWRQQSDDIRQQFVSFLRLRCLTQAGHKVLRIKMEDLAHELHQSRLNISRMLNDLQCEGLLTISRGIITVPQLEKLR
- a CDS encoding M3 family metallopeptidase — translated: MTDNTSGKKERVNPFFLPYDTPHYTAPFERITLADYEEAMMEGIRREDEQVEKIINNPEEPPTFENTIIPEDEVKGRKHYYDLLNRVESVFFNMLSAETNDEMDALAQKMSPILTKHSNDISLNPKIFERVKHVYEHHRELTPEENCLLEKSYEGFVRSGALLDEAGKERLRMLTEEASMLSLQFSQNVLKENKAYTLHITDEQQLDGLPETAREAAQEAAREHGMEGWVFTLDAPSYGPFMMYSTQRELRKDLYMARNTLCIKDNDTNNLELCKRLVNLRREMAQLLGYDTFADYVMKHRMATTVENVYKLLNDLIGAYKPTAIKEREEIEALAREEEGDGFKMEQWDVAYYSQLLKKKKYDLDPEMLRPYLELGNVIKGVFGLATRLYGISFKENKEIPVYHPDVKPYEVFDKDGSYLAVLYVDFHPRKGKRDGAWMTEFQGQWIERDGTNVRPHVSLVMNFSKPTEDKSALLRIGEVETFLHEFGHSLHGIFANTRFESLSGTNVWWDFVELPSQFMENFAIEKEFLRTFAFHYQTGEPMPDELIEKVITSRNFGAATACLRQVSFGLLDMAYYTHKDEFTDDIIPFEKKAWAPAIIDEQRMDTCMTVQFSHIMAGGYAAGYYSYKWAEVLDADAFSVFKKEGIFNPATAQRFRDNILSRGGTEHPMTLYKRFRGGEPTIDALKERDGLLKTQ
- a CDS encoding dCMP deaminase family protein, whose amino-acid sequence is MNNEHITEQAVTSSASIREGRGQTAVDYRYLRMARIWAENSYCKRRQVGALVVKDKMIISDGYNGTPSGFENVCEDETGVTKPYVLHAEANAITKLARSGNNSEGSTLYVTASPCIECAKLIIQAGIRRVVYAEKYRLTDGIDLLTRAGIEVEYRSLDGTR
- a CDS encoding DUF6452 family protein, with the protein product MNYRKIRHTVRRVSMFTLLLGGICWISSCSDINCPINNGVWANYIVQGDTLRDTLTISAIRENKSDTVLLNKQVNTTKFSLPMSYSADSDKLRFAFKSKAGVTTVDTVTVSKTSKSHFESVDCPPAFFHTLTAVKAKGTRVSKIEISNPNVDYDGTKEHILITFTNP
- a CDS encoding FAD:protein FMN transferase translates to MNKKKLYWQVPFLLVLIIGSIVIVRRQHAMPYQHNKGFIFGTVYNITYQSDEDLQSQIEAELKKVDETFSTFDSKSLISQVNQNKPVKVNQMFREVFTLAETISKETDGAFDITVAPMVNMWGFGFKTGLHPSKQKIDSLHQIVGYNKVKLVGNTIRKQDSRTMLDCSAIAKGYGSDAIARLLLRNGVENFMVEIGGEIVTKGNSEKRLPWKIGVTKPTEDSLNTKQEFETVLNVTDKAMATSGNYRNFYYKGGKKYAHTIDPKTGYPVQHSLLSATVLAKNCATADAYATSFMVMGIEKACKLLDRHPELMAYFIYSDTKGNLKVWYSPSMEGKIVE